Proteins encoded within one genomic window of Variovorax sp. OAS795:
- a CDS encoding tripartite tricarboxylate transporter permease: protein MELFEHLSMGFGVAFTFTNLLYCLAGCILGTLIGVLPGIGPVATIAMLLPATYALPPVSALIMLAGIYYGAQYGGSTTAILVNLPGESSSVVTVIDGYQMARKGRAGPALAAAGLGSFFAGCVGTLILAAFAPPLTELAFKFGPAEYFSLMILGLIGAVVLASGSLLKAIGMIVLGLLMGLVGTDVNSGVARYSFDIPELTDGIGFVAIAMGVFGYGEIIANLSRPDDEREVFTAKVSGLFPTKEDFKRMVPAVLRGTALGSALGILPGGGALLAAFAAYTIEKKTKLHPGEVPFGKGNIRGVAAPESANNAGAQTSFIPLLTLGIPPNAVMALMVGAMTIHNIQPGPQVMTSNPELFWGLIASMWLGNAMLIILNLPLIGMWIKLLSVPYKFLFPAIVLFCAIGVYSTNNNTFDIWMVGIFGLVGYSFFKLGCEPAPLLLGFILGPMMEENLRRSLLLSRGDWSVFVTRPISASLLAAAALLLVIVLLPAVKSKREEAFVEVD, encoded by the coding sequence ATGGAACTGTTTGAACACCTCTCGATGGGTTTTGGCGTTGCCTTTACCTTCACCAACCTGCTGTACTGCCTGGCAGGCTGCATCCTGGGCACGCTGATCGGCGTGCTGCCGGGCATCGGGCCGGTCGCGACCATCGCGATGCTGCTGCCCGCCACGTATGCACTGCCGCCGGTGTCGGCGCTGATCATGCTGGCCGGCATCTACTACGGCGCGCAGTACGGCGGGTCGACCACTGCGATCCTGGTCAACCTGCCGGGCGAATCATCGTCGGTGGTGACCGTGATCGACGGCTACCAGATGGCGCGCAAGGGCCGCGCGGGCCCGGCGCTCGCCGCGGCAGGCCTGGGTTCGTTCTTCGCGGGCTGCGTGGGCACGCTGATCCTGGCGGCCTTCGCGCCGCCGCTGACCGAGCTGGCCTTCAAGTTCGGCCCGGCCGAGTATTTCTCGCTGATGATCCTGGGCCTGATCGGCGCCGTGGTGCTGGCCTCGGGCTCGCTGCTCAAGGCCATCGGCATGATCGTGCTGGGCCTGCTGATGGGCCTGGTCGGCACCGACGTGAATTCCGGCGTGGCGCGCTACAGCTTCGACATTCCGGAACTCACCGATGGCATCGGCTTCGTTGCCATTGCCATGGGCGTGTTCGGCTACGGTGAAATCATTGCCAACCTCTCGCGTCCCGACGACGAGCGCGAAGTGTTCACGGCCAAGGTCTCGGGCCTGTTCCCGACCAAGGAAGACTTCAAGCGCATGGTCCCCGCGGTGCTGCGCGGCACGGCGCTGGGTTCGGCGCTCGGCATCCTGCCCGGCGGTGGCGCGCTGCTGGCGGCCTTCGCGGCCTACACCATCGAGAAGAAGACCAAGCTGCACCCGGGCGAAGTGCCCTTCGGCAAGGGCAACATCCGCGGCGTGGCGGCTCCCGAATCGGCCAACAACGCCGGTGCGCAGACCTCCTTCATCCCGCTGCTGACGCTGGGCATTCCGCCCAACGCCGTGATGGCGCTGATGGTCGGCGCAATGACCATCCACAACATCCAGCCGGGCCCGCAGGTGATGACCAGCAACCCCGAGCTGTTCTGGGGCCTGATCGCCTCGATGTGGCTGGGCAATGCGATGCTGATCATCTTGAACCTGCCGCTGATCGGCATGTGGATCAAGCTGCTCTCGGTGCCCTACAAGTTCCTGTTCCCGGCCATCGTGCTGTTCTGCGCCATTGGCGTGTACTCGACCAACAACAACACCTTCGACATCTGGATGGTGGGCATCTTCGGCCTGGTGGGCTACAGCTTCTTCAAGCTGGGTTGCGAGCCTGCGCCGCTGCTGCTGGGCTTCATCCTCGGGCCGATGATGGAAGAGAACCTGCGCCGTTCGCTGCTGCTGTCGCGCGGCGACTGGAGCGTGTTCGTCACGCGTCCGATCTCCGCCAGCCTCTTGGCCGCCGCGGCGCTGCTGCTGGTGATCGTGCTGCTGCCGGCCGTCAAGTCGAAGCGCGAGGAAGCCTTCGTCGAAGTCGACTGA
- a CDS encoding tripartite tricarboxylate transporter TctB family protein, with protein sequence MKIKSQKDFFSGLMFTVVGTAFAWGATTYSVGTGARMGPGYFPLMLGILMALIGLGIMFSGLTVETADGEKIGKWAWKQVVFILGANLAFGILLGGLPSIGVPAMGMIIAIYALVIISSLAGHEFKLQSVLILATVLAIGSYVAFIWALKLQIQVWPTFITG encoded by the coding sequence GTGAAAATCAAGAGTCAGAAAGACTTTTTCTCGGGCCTGATGTTTACGGTCGTAGGTACGGCGTTCGCATGGGGCGCCACCACCTACAGCGTAGGCACCGGCGCCCGCATGGGGCCGGGCTACTTCCCGTTGATGCTGGGCATCCTGATGGCCCTCATCGGCCTGGGGATCATGTTCAGCGGCCTGACCGTCGAAACCGCCGACGGCGAGAAGATCGGCAAGTGGGCCTGGAAGCAGGTGGTGTTCATCCTGGGCGCCAACCTCGCATTCGGCATCCTGCTCGGCGGCCTGCCGAGCATCGGCGTGCCGGCCATGGGAATGATCATCGCGATCTACGCGCTCGTGATCATCTCCAGCCTCGCGGGCCACGAGTTCAAGCTGCAGAGCGTGCTGATCCTGGCCACCGTGCTGGCCATCGGCAGCTATGTGGCCTTCATCTGGGCGCTCAAGCTGCAGATCCAGGTCTGGCCGACCTTCATCACCGGTTGA
- a CDS encoding ATPase, T2SS/T4P/T4SS family — MSAVPAVSAPAPLAARHEGPLDLRRLIEWLATDGVISPVEAKRTIARCAQAQSRQAPLVRLANVAMTRESDGKPLDLEMLTQWLAVRAGLTYLRIDPLKVDVGKVADTMSAAYAERHKVLPVQVLPTEVVVATAEPFLTDWIAEVERQSRRTVRRVVANPADIQRYTAEFFALAKSVRAAQKAGGNTGGASFEQLVELGKSTKQLDANDQSVVQVVDWLWQYAFDQRASDIHLEPRREQGVIRFRIDGILHPAYQMPMGVMNAMVSRIKLLGRMDVVEKRRPLDGRIKTRNMRGDEVEMRLSTLPTAFGEKMVMRIFDPDTAVKDLDALGFAQHDAHRWEQLVTRPNGIILVTGPTGSGKTTTLYSTLKRVATEEVNVSTVEDPIEMIEPSFNQTQVQPQLDFGFTEGLRALMRQDPDIIMVGEIRDLATAEMAVQAALTGHLVFSTLHTNDAPSAITRLMELGVPSYLINAVMLGVLAQRLVRTLCPNCKQPDDTVTREKLEAIVKPWQITGSVRAYKPVGCVDCRMTGYMGRMGLYELLSISEDFKAQVNKEPNLAGLRRQAVIDGMRPLRLAGALRVAEGVTTIEEVLSATPPLE; from the coding sequence ATGAGCGCTGTCCCCGCCGTTTCCGCCCCCGCCCCGCTGGCCGCGCGCCATGAAGGCCCGCTCGACCTCAGGCGCCTGATCGAATGGCTCGCCACCGATGGCGTGATTTCCCCGGTGGAAGCCAAGCGCACCATCGCGCGCTGCGCCCAGGCCCAGAGCCGGCAGGCGCCGCTGGTGCGGCTCGCCAATGTCGCGATGACGCGCGAAAGCGATGGCAAGCCGCTCGATCTCGAAATGCTCACGCAGTGGCTCGCCGTGCGTGCGGGGCTGACCTACCTGCGCATCGATCCGCTCAAGGTCGACGTGGGCAAGGTGGCCGACACCATGAGCGCGGCCTATGCCGAGCGCCACAAGGTGCTGCCGGTGCAGGTGCTGCCCACCGAGGTGGTGGTGGCCACGGCCGAGCCCTTCCTCACCGACTGGATCGCCGAAGTGGAGCGCCAGTCGCGCCGCACTGTGCGCCGCGTGGTGGCCAACCCGGCCGACATCCAGCGCTACACGGCCGAATTCTTCGCGCTTGCCAAGTCGGTGCGCGCCGCGCAGAAGGCCGGCGGCAACACCGGCGGCGCGAGCTTCGAGCAGCTGGTGGAGCTGGGCAAGAGCACCAAGCAGCTCGACGCCAACGACCAGAGCGTGGTGCAGGTGGTCGACTGGCTGTGGCAATACGCCTTCGACCAGCGCGCAAGCGACATCCACCTGGAGCCGCGCCGCGAGCAGGGCGTGATCCGCTTTCGCATCGACGGCATCCTGCATCCCGCCTACCAGATGCCCATGGGCGTGATGAACGCGATGGTCTCGCGCATCAAGCTGCTGGGCCGGATGGACGTGGTCGAGAAGCGCCGTCCGCTCGATGGCCGCATCAAGACCCGCAACATGCGCGGCGACGAGGTCGAGATGCGCCTGTCGACCTTGCCGACCGCGTTCGGCGAGAAGATGGTGATGCGGATCTTCGACCCCGACACGGCCGTGAAGGACCTCGATGCGCTCGGCTTCGCGCAGCACGATGCGCACCGCTGGGAGCAGCTCGTCACGCGACCCAACGGCATCATCCTGGTCACCGGGCCCACCGGCTCGGGCAAGACCACCACGCTGTATTCCACGCTCAAGCGCGTGGCCACCGAAGAAGTCAACGTGAGCACGGTCGAAGACCCGATCGAGATGATCGAGCCTTCGTTCAACCAGACGCAGGTGCAGCCGCAGCTCGACTTCGGCTTCACGGAAGGCCTGCGCGCGCTGATGCGGCAGGACCCGGACATCATCATGGTCGGCGAAATCCGCGACCTTGCCACGGCCGAAATGGCGGTGCAGGCAGCGCTCACCGGCCACCTGGTGTTCAGCACGCTGCACACCAACGACGCGCCGAGCGCCATCACGCGCCTGATGGAACTGGGCGTGCCTTCCTACCTCATCAACGCCGTGATGCTCGGCGTGCTTGCCCAGCGGCTGGTGCGCACGCTGTGCCCCAACTGCAAGCAGCCCGACGACACGGTCACGCGCGAAAAGCTCGAGGCCATCGTCAAGCCATGGCAGATCACCGGCTCGGTGCGCGCCTACAAGCCCGTGGGCTGCGTCGACTGCCGCATGACCGGCTACATGGGACGCATGGGCCTGTACGAGCTCCTGAGCATCAGCGAGGACTTCAAGGCCCAGGTCAACAAGGAGCCCAACCTCGCGGGGCTGCGCCGGCAAGCGGTGATCGACGGCATGCGGCCGCTGCGCCTGGCGGGCGCCTTGCGCGTGGCCGAGGGCGTCACCACCATCGAGGAAGTGCTGAGCGCCACACCCCCGCTCGAGTGA
- a CDS encoding spermidine synthase — protein sequence MASSKTPVLPEVNFSDWGDIRYLHLGTEWVQGSMKLDAPFEIELEYVQRMMAWLLFADPKSVASRHAMQLGLGAATLTKFCRKTLRMRTTAVELNPQVVSACRGWFKLPADDPKLRVVIADAALEIRKPEWRGTVDALQVDLYDHEAAAPVLDSEDFYAGCRALLTEDGCMTVNLFGRSSSYERSLEKIASAFGADAVWAFKPTREGNTVVLAQRTASRPKREALAERGQTIQTRWGLPAPKWLRVFKPLNPTLTRPSGP from the coding sequence ATGGCCTCGAGCAAAACCCCCGTCCTTCCCGAAGTCAATTTTTCCGACTGGGGCGACATCCGCTACCTGCACCTGGGCACCGAATGGGTCCAGGGCTCCATGAAGCTCGATGCGCCGTTCGAGATCGAACTCGAATACGTGCAGCGCATGATGGCCTGGCTGCTGTTCGCCGATCCCAAGAGCGTGGCGAGCCGCCATGCGATGCAGCTCGGCCTCGGCGCCGCCACGCTCACCAAGTTCTGCCGCAAGACGCTGCGCATGCGCACCACGGCGGTGGAGCTGAATCCGCAGGTGGTGTCGGCCTGCCGCGGCTGGTTCAAGCTGCCGGCCGACGACCCGAAGCTTCGGGTGGTGATTGCCGACGCCGCGCTCGAGATCCGCAAGCCCGAATGGCGCGGAACGGTCGATGCCCTGCAGGTCGATCTGTATGACCACGAAGCCGCTGCGCCGGTGCTCGACAGCGAAGACTTCTATGCCGGTTGCCGCGCGTTGCTGACCGAAGACGGCTGCATGACCGTCAACCTCTTCGGCCGCTCGTCGAGCTACGAGCGCAGCCTGGAGAAGATCGCCAGTGCGTTCGGGGCCGATGCGGTCTGGGCCTTCAAGCCGACGCGCGAAGGCAACACGGTGGTGCTGGCGCAGCGCACGGCGAGCCGGCCAAAGCGCGAAGCCCTTGCCGAGCGCGGCCAAACGATCCAGACTCGATGGGGCCTGCCCGCGCCGAAATGGCTGCGCGTCTTCAAACCGCTGAATCCCACACTCACCCGACCCTCCGGCCCATGA
- a CDS encoding DNA-deoxyinosine glycosylase, protein MKPPAASDAASQVLTGLAPVVSPATVVLILGSFPGVRSLALQQYYAHPQNQFWKILQAAWPHHPLPMGADSYPQKKQWLLDRGLGVWDVYAACEREGSLDSAIRAPVANDIAGLHLPRLAAIAHNGGESFKHARHTRTLGVPVYQLPSTSPANASWSFERKLAAWREVFVAHHLL, encoded by the coding sequence ATGAAACCACCCGCCGCATCCGACGCAGCCAGCCAGGTGCTCACGGGCCTTGCGCCCGTCGTCTCGCCCGCGACCGTGGTACTGATCCTCGGCAGCTTCCCGGGCGTGCGCTCGCTCGCGCTGCAGCAGTACTATGCGCATCCGCAAAACCAGTTCTGGAAAATCTTGCAAGCCGCCTGGCCCCACCACCCGCTCCCGATGGGCGCGGACAGCTACCCCCAAAAGAAGCAGTGGCTGCTCGACCGCGGCCTGGGCGTGTGGGATGTGTATGCCGCCTGCGAGCGCGAAGGCAGCCTCGATTCCGCCATCCGCGCGCCGGTGGCCAACGACATCGCGGGACTGCACCTGCCACGGCTCGCCGCCATCGCGCACAACGGCGGCGAGAGCTTCAAGCATGCGCGCCACACGCGCACCCTGGGCGTGCCGGTCTACCAGCTGCCTTCCACCAGCCCCGCCAACGCGTCGTGGAGCTTCGAGCGCAAGCTCGCGGCCTGGCGCGAGGTCTTTGTCGCCCACCACCTTCTTTGA
- a CDS encoding TatD family hydrolase: MAVFIDTHCHLDAPEFGAEMPVIRARAAERGVALCVIPAVAVFNFGTVRELARVQGDAYALGIHPLCTGDAQASDLEALDAELSLHRGDPRLVAVGEIGLDYFVAGLDSDKQAHFFHTQLQLARKHDLPVLIHVRRSVDKVLKHLRQTAGGRPWRGIAHAFNGSEQQANACIDIGLKLGFGGAVTFERALQLRRLAATLPLDSLVMETDAPDIQPHWIYRTQAQRTAGEPQGRNEPGELPRIAEVVAQLRGIGIDELAAATTKNAFHAMPRLESLLALSEGRPHHA; this comes from the coding sequence ATGGCTGTATTCATCGATACCCACTGCCACCTCGATGCGCCCGAATTCGGTGCGGAGATGCCGGTCATCCGCGCGCGGGCGGCCGAGCGGGGCGTGGCACTGTGTGTCATTCCTGCAGTGGCCGTCTTCAACTTTGGCACCGTGCGCGAGCTCGCGCGGGTGCAGGGCGACGCCTATGCGCTCGGCATCCACCCGCTGTGCACCGGCGATGCGCAGGCGTCCGACCTGGAGGCGCTCGATGCCGAACTTTCCTTGCACCGCGGCGACCCGCGGCTGGTCGCGGTCGGCGAGATCGGGCTCGACTATTTCGTCGCAGGCCTCGACAGCGACAAGCAGGCGCATTTCTTTCACACTCAGTTGCAACTCGCGCGCAAGCACGACCTGCCCGTGCTGATCCATGTCCGCCGGTCGGTCGACAAGGTGCTCAAGCACTTGCGGCAAACGGCGGGCGGCCGGCCATGGCGCGGCATTGCCCATGCATTCAACGGCAGCGAGCAGCAGGCCAACGCCTGCATCGACATCGGCTTGAAGCTGGGCTTCGGCGGCGCCGTGACCTTCGAGCGCGCGTTGCAGCTGCGGCGGCTGGCCGCCACGCTGCCGCTCGATTCGCTGGTGATGGAAACCGATGCGCCAGACATCCAGCCGCACTGGATCTACCGCACGCAAGCGCAGCGCACGGCCGGTGAGCCGCAGGGCCGCAACGAACCCGGCGAGCTGCCGCGCATCGCCGAAGTGGTGGCGCAATTGCGCGGCATCGGCATCGACGAACTGGCCGCGGCCACGACGAAAAACGCGTTCCACGCCATGCCTCGGCTCGAAAGTCTTCTCGCTTTGTCGGAAGGCCGGCCGCACCACGCGTAG
- a CDS encoding trypsin-like peptidase domain-containing protein: protein MRRPALYSRSPGTQPQAVDPRADQAAVPASGGGGDGAPPAPPVAPRPGKPGWQPGRRTFAISVVLSAALAAGGAAWWPRHGAKALTQKDIDAAVLRTLQTNTLPSPAAKAAEIVRPSVVRVVGYGPEKATPEAKTQKRGRNLANGKPPEADAPPGEVERGVGTGVVIVDKGVILTNLHVVAGAETIKVTFSDGLEAVATITGVQPENDLAVLQAQKIPDDLIPAVMRSTADLQPGDQVAAVGFPFGIGPSVSAGVVSGLKRSFRSPEGKQELGNLIQFDAAANPGNSGGPLINMDGEVLGIVTAILNPTQQRTFIGIGFAVPIENAASAAGSPPF, encoded by the coding sequence ATGCGCAGGCCCGCTTTGTACAGCCGTTCGCCCGGCACGCAGCCGCAAGCGGTCGACCCTCGTGCCGACCAGGCTGCCGTGCCCGCATCCGGGGGCGGGGGCGATGGCGCCCCTCCCGCGCCCCCCGTTGCTCCGCGGCCCGGCAAGCCGGGCTGGCAGCCCGGCCGGCGCACTTTTGCAATCTCCGTCGTGCTGAGCGCCGCACTCGCGGCCGGCGGCGCCGCGTGGTGGCCCCGGCATGGTGCCAAGGCCCTCACGCAGAAGGACATCGACGCGGCCGTGCTGCGCACGCTGCAGACCAATACCCTCCCCTCTCCCGCGGCCAAGGCGGCCGAGATCGTGCGTCCCTCCGTCGTGCGCGTGGTCGGCTACGGCCCCGAGAAAGCCACGCCCGAGGCCAAGACCCAGAAGCGCGGGCGCAATCTTGCCAACGGCAAGCCGCCCGAAGCCGATGCGCCGCCGGGCGAGGTCGAGCGCGGCGTGGGGACCGGCGTGGTCATCGTCGACAAGGGCGTGATCCTGACCAACCTTCATGTGGTGGCCGGCGCGGAGACCATCAAGGTCACGTTCTCCGATGGCCTCGAAGCCGTGGCCACCATCACCGGCGTGCAGCCCGAGAACGACCTCGCGGTGCTGCAGGCCCAGAAGATTCCCGACGACCTCATTCCGGCCGTGATGCGCTCGACCGCCGACCTGCAGCCCGGCGACCAGGTGGCCGCGGTCGGCTTTCCGTTCGGCATCGGGCCGTCGGTATCGGCCGGCGTGGTCTCGGGCCTCAAGCGCTCGTTCCGCTCGCCCGAGGGCAAGCAGGAACTGGGCAACCTGATCCAGTTCGACGCCGCGGCCAACCCGGGCAATTCCGGCGGCCCGCTCATCAACATGGACGGCGAGGTGCTCGGCATCGTCACCGCCATCCTCAACCCGACGCAGCAGCGCACCTTCATTGGCATCGGATTTGCAGTGCCGATCGAAAACGCGGCGTCGGCCGCAGGTTCGCCGCCCTTCTGA
- a CDS encoding MoxR family ATPase, whose product MSTETPFSTSTATAELMEQILYEVKRVVVGQDRFLERVMVGMLAGGHLLVEGVPGLAKTLTVKTLADTVRGQFKRIQFTPDLVPADLVGTRIYNQKTGEFSTSLGPVFANLLLADEINRAPAKVQSALLEVMQERQVTIAGETHRVPRPFLVMATQNPIETEGTYPLPEAQVDRFMMKVLVDYPSDEEEFVIVQRVIGPQVQANPVATTEQLAALQAEARRVYVDPSLIQYAVKLVSATRTPDRHGLKDMQRFITFGASPRASISLTEGARALALLRGRSYALPEDMTALVPDVLRHRVTLSYEGLSEGLTPDSLIEKIMKAVPAPPKPLEHEKLVA is encoded by the coding sequence ATGAGCACCGAGACCCCTTTTTCCACCTCTACCGCCACGGCCGAGCTGATGGAGCAGATCCTCTACGAGGTCAAGCGGGTGGTGGTGGGCCAGGACCGCTTCCTGGAGCGCGTGATGGTCGGCATGCTCGCGGGCGGCCACCTGCTGGTCGAGGGCGTGCCGGGATTGGCAAAAACGCTCACCGTCAAGACGCTGGCCGACACCGTGCGCGGCCAGTTCAAGCGCATCCAGTTCACGCCCGACCTGGTGCCGGCCGACCTGGTGGGCACGCGCATCTACAACCAGAAGACCGGCGAGTTCAGCACCTCGCTCGGGCCGGTGTTCGCCAACCTGCTGCTGGCCGACGAAATCAACCGCGCCCCGGCCAAGGTGCAGAGCGCACTGCTCGAGGTGATGCAGGAGCGCCAGGTCACCATTGCCGGCGAAACGCACCGGGTGCCGCGGCCGTTCCTGGTCATGGCCACGCAGAACCCCATCGAGACCGAAGGCACCTACCCCCTGCCCGAGGCGCAGGTCGACCGCTTCATGATGAAGGTGCTGGTCGACTACCCGAGCGACGAGGAAGAGTTCGTCATCGTCCAGCGCGTGATCGGCCCGCAGGTCCAGGCCAACCCGGTCGCCACCACCGAGCAGCTTGCCGCGCTGCAGGCCGAGGCCCGGCGCGTGTACGTCGATCCCTCGCTCATCCAGTACGCCGTGAAGCTGGTCTCGGCCACGCGCACGCCCGACCGGCACGGCCTGAAGGACATGCAGCGCTTCATCACCTTCGGTGCCAGCCCCCGCGCCAGCATCAGCCTCACCGAGGGCGCCCGCGCGCTGGCGCTGCTGCGCGGCCGAAGCTACGCGCTGCCCGAGGACATGACCGCGCTGGTGCCCGACGTGCTGCGCCATCGCGTGACGCTTTCCTACGAAGGCTTGTCCGAGGGGCTCACGCCCGACAGCCTGATCGAGAAGATCATGAAGGCCGTCCCCGCTCCTCCAAAACCGCTCGAACATGAAAAGCTGGTGGCATGA
- a CDS encoding DUF58 domain-containing protein has product MKSWWRKAPAAANDERLIAEAGGAERALRRLEWTVIRRLDGLLQGDYRTLMRGTGLDLADLREYQHHDDVRHIDWNVTARLQTPHVRVFTEDREMSAWFVLDLSRSVDFGSGQKAKREISAGFVGVLARLLTRHGNRVGALVYGTDLEAVIPPRSGRRHVLHLLHAMERRADRIEAAPSQKGMTRLADLLKSAGTLMPRRSTVFVVSDFLSEPGWERPLGQLVQRHEVIAVRLFDPLELELPDLGLVPLRDAETGEQLWVDTHDAGFRKRFARLAAEREATLRASLAKAGVDALELSTSDDLVEAIVRFADMRKRRTRIGSSAVKAVAA; this is encoded by the coding sequence ATGAAAAGCTGGTGGCGTAAGGCCCCCGCGGCCGCCAACGACGAACGGCTCATCGCGGAGGCCGGCGGGGCGGAGCGTGCGCTGCGGCGGCTCGAATGGACGGTGATCCGGCGCCTGGACGGCCTGCTGCAGGGCGACTACCGCACGCTGATGCGCGGCACCGGGCTCGACCTGGCGGACCTGCGCGAATACCAGCACCACGACGACGTGCGCCACATCGACTGGAACGTGACGGCGCGGCTGCAGACGCCGCACGTGCGCGTCTTCACCGAAGACCGCGAGATGTCCGCGTGGTTCGTCCTCGACCTGAGCCGCTCGGTCGATTTCGGTTCGGGCCAGAAGGCCAAGCGCGAGATCTCGGCCGGCTTCGTCGGCGTGCTGGCTCGCCTGCTCACGCGCCACGGCAACCGCGTGGGCGCGCTGGTCTACGGCACCGATCTCGAAGCGGTGATCCCGCCGCGCAGCGGCCGCCGCCATGTGCTGCACCTGCTGCACGCCATGGAGCGCCGCGCCGACAGGATCGAGGCCGCGCCCAGCCAGAAAGGCATGACGCGGCTGGCCGACCTGCTCAAATCCGCCGGCACGCTGATGCCGCGCCGCTCCACGGTGTTCGTGGTGTCCGACTTTCTCAGCGAGCCCGGCTGGGAGCGCCCGCTCGGCCAGCTGGTGCAGCGCCATGAGGTCATTGCCGTGCGGCTGTTCGACCCGCTGGAACTCGAGCTGCCCGATCTCGGCCTGGTGCCGCTGCGCGATGCCGAGACCGGCGAGCAGCTCTGGGTCGACACCCATGACGCGGGCTTTCGCAAGCGCTTTGCCCGCTTGGCGGCCGAACGCGAAGCCACGTTGCGCGCATCGCTCGCGAAGGCGGGCGTCGACGCACTCGAGCTTTCGACCAGCGACGACCTGGTGGAAGCCATCGTTCGTTTTGCCGACATGCGCAAGCGCCGCACGCGCATCGGCTCCAGCGCAGTGAAGGCGGTGGCAGCATGA
- a CDS encoding VWA domain-containing protein yields MTFLWPQFLWLLAALPLLVLLYIWLIRRKKKLAVRYASLSIVREAMGAGQSIRRHIPPFLFLLAMAAMLVAAARPMAVVMLPSNQQTIILAMDVSGSMRAADVLPNRLVAAQEAAKTFIKDLPRHVKVGIVAFAGSAQVAQLPTTNHDDLVTAIDSFQLQRATATGNAIVVSLATLFPDAGIDVSQFSAPSRQRGTPIDQTEKQAKEFTPVAPGSYTSAAIIMLTDGQRTTGVDPLDAAKAAADRGVRIYTVGVGTVDGETIGFEGWSMRVRLDEETLKAVANKTQAEYFYAGTAADLKKVYETLSSRLTVEKKETEISALFALGAAILTLLSAGLSLLWFNRIL; encoded by the coding sequence ATGACCTTTCTCTGGCCTCAATTCCTTTGGCTGCTGGCGGCACTGCCGCTCCTGGTGTTGCTCTACATCTGGCTGATCCGCCGCAAGAAGAAGCTGGCGGTGCGCTATGCCAGCCTCTCGATCGTGCGCGAGGCCATGGGCGCCGGCCAGAGCATCCGGCGGCACATTCCGCCCTTCCTGTTCCTGCTGGCCATGGCCGCCATGCTGGTGGCCGCCGCGCGGCCCATGGCCGTGGTGATGCTGCCGTCGAACCAGCAGACCATCATCCTCGCGATGGACGTGTCCGGCAGCATGCGCGCGGCCGACGTGCTGCCCAACCGCCTGGTCGCGGCCCAGGAGGCGGCCAAGACTTTCATCAAGGACCTGCCGCGCCACGTCAAAGTCGGCATCGTCGCCTTCGCGGGCAGCGCGCAGGTGGCGCAATTGCCCACCACCAACCACGACGACCTGGTGACCGCGATCGACAGCTTCCAGCTGCAGCGCGCCACGGCCACGGGCAATGCGATCGTGGTCTCGCTCGCCACCCTGTTCCCCGATGCGGGCATCGACGTGTCGCAGTTCAGCGCGCCGAGCCGCCAGCGCGGCACGCCCATCGACCAGACGGAGAAGCAGGCGAAGGAGTTCACCCCGGTGGCGCCGGGTTCCTACACCTCGGCCGCGATCATCATGCTGACCGACGGCCAGCGCACCACCGGCGTCGATCCGCTCGATGCCGCCAAGGCCGCGGCGGATCGCGGCGTGCGCATCTACACGGTGGGCGTAGGCACGGTGGACGGCGAGACCATCGGCTTCGAGGGCTGGTCGATGCGCGTGCGGCTCGACGAGGAAACGCTCAAGGCCGTGGCCAACAAGACCCAGGCCGAATACTTCTACGCCGGCACCGCGGCCGATCTGAAGAAGGTCTACGAGACGCTGAGCTCCCGGCTCACGGTCGAGAAAAAGGAAACCGAGATCTCCGCGCTCTTCGCGCTGGGCGCGGCCATTCTCACGCTGCTGTCGGCGGGGCTGTCGCTGCTCTGGTTCAACCGGATTCTCTAG
- a CDS encoding TetR/AcrR family transcriptional regulator translates to MRYPAAETAEKHQKILAEASRLFKERGFDGVSVSEIMKATGLTHGPFYNHFDSKEALMAECIAFAGDAALADLDAAGETPEGMRAYVRNYLSPEHRDSRADGCLLAAFAAHAGQPGSERSVGTPLTVYLKLAIGRFASNFPWRSKKNARADAIRTLASMYGGVVLARAVDDAALSEEILREVLAGLPAGAKASARESG, encoded by the coding sequence ATGCGATACCCCGCAGCAGAAACCGCCGAAAAGCACCAGAAGATCCTTGCCGAGGCTTCGCGCCTTTTCAAGGAGCGCGGCTTCGATGGCGTGAGCGTGAGCGAGATCATGAAAGCCACGGGCCTCACGCACGGGCCGTTCTACAACCACTTCGACTCGAAGGAGGCGCTGATGGCGGAATGCATCGCCTTCGCCGGGGATGCGGCGCTGGCCGACCTCGATGCGGCCGGCGAGACGCCCGAAGGCATGCGCGCCTATGTGCGCAACTATCTCAGCCCCGAGCACCGCGACTCGCGCGCCGATGGCTGCCTGTTGGCTGCGTTTGCCGCGCACGCGGGCCAGCCGGGCAGCGAGCGGAGCGTGGGAACGCCGTTGACGGTGTACCTGAAGCTGGCCATCGGCCGCTTTGCCAGCAACTTTCCGTGGCGATCGAAGAAGAACGCCCGGGCCGACGCGATCCGCACGCTGGCCTCGATGTATGGCGGAGTGGTGCTGGCGCGCGCCGTGGACGACGCGGCCTTGTCCGAAGAGATCCTGCGCGAGGTGCTGGCCGGCCTTCCCGCCGGCGCCAAGGCCTCGGCTAGAGAATCCGGTTGA